The DNA sequence catccatcccccagactaccatccctccctcccccagactaccatccatccctccctcccccagactaccatccatccatccctcactccccccAGACTAcgatccatccctccctcccccagactaccatccatccatccctcccccagactaccatccatccattccccaGACTAccaaccctccatcccccagactaccatccatcccccagactaccatccatccatcccccagactaccatccctccatcccccagactaccatccatccatcccccagactaccatcccttcattccccagactaccatccctcCATTCCCCAGACTACCACAtctccatcccccagactaccatccctccatcccccagactaccatccctccatcccccagactaccatccattccccagactaccatccatccatcccccagactaccatccatccatcccccagactaccatccatccctccccagactaccatccatccctcccccagactaccatccatccctcccccagactaccatccatccctcccccagactaccatccatccctccccagactaccatccatccctcacccagactaccatccatccattccccagactaccatccatccattccccagactaccatccatccctcccccagactaccatccatccctccccccagactaccatccatccctccctccccccagactaccatccatccatccctccctcccccagactaccatccatccctccctcccccagactaccatccatccatccctcactcccccaGACTAcgatccatccctccctcccccagactaccatccatccatccctcccccagactaccatccatccatcccccagcctaccatccatccattccccagactaccatccatccattccccagactaccatccatccatcccccagactaccatccatccatccccccagactaccatccctccatcccccagactaccatccctccatcccccagactaccatccctccattccccagactaccatcaatccatccattctccagactaccatccatccctccatcccccagactaccatccctccatcccccagactaccatccatccattccccagactaccatccatccattccccagactaccatccatccatcccccagactaccatccatccatccccagactaccatccatccatcccccagactaccatccatccatcccccagactaccattccccagactaccatccctccatcccccagactaccatccctccatcccccagactaccatccctccatcccccagactaccatccctccatcccccagactaccatccctccatcccccagactaccatccatccctcccccagactaccacccatccctcccccagactaccatccatccctcccccagactaccatccatccatcccccagactaccatgcatccctcccccagactaccatccatcccccaggctaccatccatccatcccccagactaccatccctccatcccccagactaccatccctccatcccccagactaccatccctccatcccccagacttccatccctctatcccccagactaccatccctctatcccccagactaccatccctctatcccccagactaccatccatccatccctccctcccccagactaccatccatccctccctcccccagactaccatccatccatccctcactcccccaGACTAcgatccatccctccctcccccagactaccatccatccatccctccctcctccagactaccatccctccatccccagactaccatccctccatcccccagactaccatccctccatcccccagactaccatccctccatcccccagactaccatccctccatcccccagactaccatccatccctcccccagactaccacccatccctcccccagactaccatccatccctcccccagactaccatccatccatcccccagactaccatgcatccctcccccagactaccatccatcccccaggctaccatccatccatcccccagactaccatccctccatcccccagactaccatccctccatcccccagactaccatctctccatcccccagactaccatccctctatcccccagactaccatccctctatcccccagactaccatccctctatcccccagactaccatccatccatccctccctcccccagactaccatccatccctccctcccccagactaccatccatccatccctcactcccccaGACTAcgatccatccctccctcccccagactaccatccatccatccctccctcctccagactaccatccatccatccctcccccagactaccatccatccattccccagactaccatccatccattccccagactaccatccatccatcccccagactaccatccatccatcccccagatTACCATCCattccccagactaccatccatccctcccccagactaccatccctccatcccccagactaccatccctccatcccccagactaccatccctccatcccccagactactatccctccatcccccagactaccatccctccatcccccagactaccatccatccctcccccagactaccatccatccattccccagactaccatccctccatcccccagactaccatccctccatcccccagactaccatccctccatcccccagactaccatccctccatcccccagactactatccctccatcccccagactaccatccctccatcccccagactaccatccctccatcccccagactaccatccctctatcccccagactaccatccctcctcccccagactaccatccctccatccccagactaccatccatccctcccccagactaccatccatccctccccccagactaccatccatccctcccccagactaccatccatccatcccccagactaccatccatcccccatcatcctcatccatcctctactcctctaccatGTCTTGcattcttcctctcttcctctccttctttcccttACTCTGTGTTTCCTTGTGTTCCTCCACTTCTGGTTCTTCATTAAAGCTTCCCAACTTTCTGGTCGCCTAGTGACACTCCCCTGTACAACCTGGAGCCCTGCGAGCCGCTGCCCTTTGACGTGGCACGCTTCCGAGGCCTCACCGCTTCCCTGCTCCTCGACCTCACCTATCTCACCTCCATCCACGAGGACGCTGGGAAGCTGAGCACCCGGCGTCACGAGAAGAGACACCGTAGCAGCGGAGGTCACGATACAACGACGACGACCGCCACGACAAACGACGACATCAACAACAAACCTAGTGACACAGAGCAGAGCCACCAACACAGGGTCTCCCCAGACCCCAAGGACACAACAACAACGGGGACCGTCACCACGACGACAACCTCTGATCTGAGAGTGTCACACAGCCTGGACGAGGTCAAAGCCCACTCGGTGCCCAACTCAAAATCAGAGAGCGAGATCTCCTCCTGCGCCTTGGACACCCTACACCAGGGTGGAGGAGGACCAGAGaccctctcccctgctcctcaGACCCCCCAGGAGGGTAACAGGAGGAAGGGCCATGAGGGCCGGGGCCATGATGGTTCTCCCTCCTCAGGGCCAGTCAGTCTGAGATCCATGCGGTGCAGCTGTCCTACCTCTACCTGGGGGCCATGAAGGCCCTCAGCACCCTGCTCTCCTGCTCCAAGTATGTTGAGCTGCTGCTCATACCCAAGGTTAGTAATCTTtcatcagggttgtgggttcgaatcccaaaTGTCTCTGGCCCCAAGTATACTGTAAATGTGTTTAGTCAATCAAAATGTCTGCTATTGGCACCACTCTGTAATAGGTCCAGGTTCAATCAAAGTGTCTGCTAACGGCCCACTCTGTAATAGGTCCAGGTTCAATCAAAACGTCTGCTAACGGCCCACTCTGTAATAGGTCCAGGTTCAATCAAAACGTCTGCTAACGGCCCACTCTGTAATAGGTCCAGGTTCAATCAAAACGTCTGCTAACGGCCCACTCTGTAATAGGTCCAGGTTCAATCAAAACGTCTGCTAACGGCCCACTCTGTAATAGGTCCAGGTTCAATCAAAACGTCTGCTAACGGCCCACTCTGTAATAGGTCCAGGTTCAATCAAAACGTCTGCTAACGGCCCACTCTGTAATAGGTCCAGGTTCAATCAAAACGTCTGCTAACGGCCCACTCTGTAATAGGTCCAGGTTCAGCCGGAGCCTGCTCCCAGTGGACACAATGCAGACCTGAACGCCGGGTCCACCCCTAGTGGCGCAGCGCCCTCACCCGTGTGCCAGGAGGAAGTTGAGATGAGGGCGGCACTGCAGTTCCTGATGCGTCACATGGTCAAGCGGGCCGTGATGAGGTCACCCATCAAGCGGGCGTTGGGATTGGCGGATTTGGAGAGGGCTCAGGCCATGATCTATAAATTGGTGGTCAGCGGGCTGCTGGACGAACACTGCAGTGGGGGCAAGGCCAGACCTGGTGAGTAACACTGAGAAAAATAACATGTTGTTTGTTAGGGAAGGCTTTTCCATCTCTGGCCCTGGACTGGGGTATTCCTGGGGTATTCCTGGGGTATTCCTGGGGTCTTCCTGGGGTCTTCCTGTGGTCTAAACAtatattaatgtggttgactACACATCCAGGattacaagctagctagctatttaccTTGAAGGCTTCTCAGACGATCTGATGTTGTAACGTGTCAAGAAATATAAAGAGAAAAAAACTCTGTGCTAAACCTGTTGTAACCCTGTTCTAACTCTGTTGTAACCCTGTTCTAACTCTGTTGTAACCCTGTTCTAACCCTGTTCTAACTCTGTTGTAACTCTGTTGTAACTCTGTTGTAACTCTGTTGTAACTCTGTTGTAACTCTGTTCTAACTCTGTTGTAACCCTGTTCTAACTCTGTTGTAACTCTGTTGTAACTCTGTTGTAACTCTGTTGTAACTCTGTTCTAACTCTGTTCTAACTTTGTTCTCTCTTCTAACTCTGTTCTAACTCTGTACCAACTGTGTTCTTTGTTCTAACTCTAACTCTGTTGTACTCTGTTCTAACTCTGTTCTatgttctaactgttctaacTCTAACTATGTACTAACTGTTCTATGTTCTAATTTTGTTCTAACTATGTTCTATGGTCTAACTCTGTACTTACTCTGTACTACTCGGTTGTAACTCTGTTGTAACCATGTTCTATGTTCTAACTCTGTTCGAACTGTGTTGTAACTCTTGTAattctgtactaactctgtactaactctgtactaactctgttcTATGTTC is a window from the Salmo trutta unplaced genomic scaffold, fSalTru1.1, whole genome shotgun sequence genome containing:
- the LOC115183066 gene encoding probable E3 ubiquitin-protein ligase HERC1 (The sequence of the model RefSeq protein was modified relative to this genomic sequence to represent the inferred CDS: added 143 bases not found in genome assembly), whose protein sequence is MGGADAGLRVGGRCVHKQTGRHATLLGVVKEGSTSAKVQWDEAEITISFPTFWSPSDTPLYNLEPCEPLPFDVARFRGLTASLLLDLTYLTSIHEDAGKLSTRRHEKRHRSSGGHDTTTTTATTNDDINNKPSDTEQSHQHRVSPDPKDTTTTGTVTTTTTSDLRVSHSLDEVKAHSVPNSKSESEISSCALDTLHQGGGGPETLSPAPQTPQEGNRRKGHEGRGHDGSPSSGPVSLRSMRCSCPTSTWGP